The DNA region ACCAAAACCCCACTTTGTCTAATAACGGCGCGATAGGTAGCATATCGTCGAGGCGTAAACGTGTTGCCAGTATTGATTGGTGTGCGTCACGCAGGACGACATCGGTTAGTGCTAATGGCTTGCTCATAATGACTCCAAATTTATTTCGCGCGGTATTGATGTATCGCAGAGGTGATTGCGGCAACTAGCTTAGGATTTAAAGCTACCTGTGCCGGTGCTCTGGGTATTGCAGTTGCAGGCGCAGCTGTAGCTGCCGCTATAGGCGCAGGGAAAAGCTTAGCAACAATACCAATACC from Shewanella polaris includes:
- a CDS encoding OadG family transporter subunit; translation: MTSISEQLSDALGIMIMGMGLVFIFLSMLIIGIGIVAKLFPAPIAAATAAPATAIPRAPAQVALNPKLVAAITSAIHQYRAK